From Methanococcus maripaludis, the proteins below share one genomic window:
- a CDS encoding methanogenesis marker 5 protein, whose product MKKVFIFPSNSLILADLVERFGHKPLMINNAIGDKVRNLEIDTPPLNITDEDPKKGLKYAAIEVPSGVRGRMSLIGPLIDEAEAAIVMVHAPIGFGCVGCERTNELTKYLIRRKEMPVLNIEYPENDEDAKVVVKKIALFLESLEK is encoded by the coding sequence TTGAAAAAAGTATTCATATTCCCATCAAATAGCCTTATTTTGGCAGATCTGGTGGAGAGATTTGGTCACAAGCCATTAATGATCAATAATGCAATCGGGGATAAAGTAAGAAACCTCGAAATTGACACGCCACCATTAAATATAACTGATGAAGACCCTAAAAAAGGCCTTAAATATGCGGCTATTGAGGTTCCATCAGGTGTTCGTGGTAGAATGTCTTTAATTGGCCCCTTAATTGATGAAGCGGAAGCGGCAATAGTAATGGTTCATGCGCCAATCGGATTTGGATGCGTAGGGTGTGAAAGGACAAATGAACTTACTAAATATCTCATTCGAAGAAAAGAAATGCCCGTTTTAAATATTGAATATCCTGAAAATGATGAAGATGCAAAAGTAGTTGTAAAAAAGATTGCACTATTTTTGGAAAGTTTAGAAAAATAG
- the iorA gene encoding indolepyruvate ferredoxin oxidoreductase subunit alpha — MNNKHFLMGNEAIAYGAIAAGLQFGAGYPGTPSTEVMETLIKNAKKYNYYVEWSTNEKVALETAIGASFSGASSIVTMKQVGLNVASDPLMSLTYLGIKGPLVLLVTDDPGPHSSQTEQDTRSFGLFSNIPVLDPSNSQEAYEMTKYAFEISKSYETPVILRTTTRVSHRCDDVVLEEIKPSNENIEGFSKSSRWAIFPKLTAKRHPILEKLQKTLSNEFSDSEFNFKTGTGKIGIITSGASYHYVNETISNNKELFSVLKIGTPHPFPENKLLEFTNEVDSIIVVEELDSYLEDQLLQLLGKIGISKPVYGKKNNIFPCCGEYSVDIVKIGINKVLDSLKLQKLEISEKLIDKTDIISLPVRPPNLCAGCMHRTVFYAFKEVSKELKKHNIQTIFSGDIGCYTLGNAPPLELIDTCLCMGAGISIAGGISRTTKNSKNVAFIGDSTFFHSGIPAVINAVYNNADVTIAVLDNRTTAMTGHQPHPGTGKTALGNLTKLIDIEGILKSCGVEFVKTVSADDFSACKEISKEAIDYNGPSAVVFRGNCVSIVKSDKKYAIDKNKCISCKICVERLGCPAITMTGEIPEIMENCTGCGLCKAVCPADAVIEVTKQ; from the coding sequence TTGAATAATAAACATTTTTTAATGGGAAATGAAGCGATTGCATACGGAGCAATTGCTGCAGGATTACAGTTTGGTGCAGGTTATCCAGGAACCCCTTCAACGGAAGTCATGGAAACACTAATTAAAAATGCGAAAAAATATAATTATTACGTTGAATGGTCTACAAATGAAAAAGTTGCACTCGAAACTGCAATTGGGGCCTCATTTTCAGGTGCAAGTTCCATTGTAACTATGAAACAGGTGGGATTAAATGTTGCATCCGACCCGTTGATGAGTTTAACGTATCTTGGAATAAAAGGGCCGTTAGTCCTCCTCGTAACCGATGATCCAGGACCCCATTCCTCCCAGACTGAACAGGATACGCGATCTTTTGGATTATTTTCAAATATTCCGGTACTTGACCCATCAAACTCACAGGAAGCCTACGAAATGACAAAATATGCTTTTGAAATTTCAAAAAGTTATGAAACCCCGGTAATTCTTCGAACTACAACGAGAGTTTCACACAGGTGCGATGATGTAGTACTTGAAGAAATAAAACCATCAAACGAAAATATAGAAGGATTCTCAAAAAGTTCCAGATGGGCAATATTTCCAAAATTAACTGCAAAAAGACATCCAATTTTAGAAAAATTACAAAAAACACTATCTAATGAATTTTCGGATTCAGAATTTAATTTTAAAACCGGAACTGGAAAAATTGGGATAATAACTTCTGGAGCGTCATACCACTACGTAAACGAAACTATTTCAAATAATAAAGAATTATTTTCAGTTTTAAAAATTGGAACTCCACATCCATTTCCCGAAAATAAATTACTCGAATTTACAAACGAAGTTGATTCAATAATCGTAGTTGAAGAACTCGATTCATATTTAGAAGACCAATTACTACAATTACTTGGAAAAATAGGAATTTCAAAGCCAGTTTATGGAAAGAAAAATAATATTTTTCCCTGCTGTGGAGAATACAGCGTAGATATTGTAAAAATTGGAATTAACAAAGTATTGGATAGTTTAAAACTTCAGAAACTCGAAATTTCCGAAAAATTAATCGATAAAACTGATATAATTTCACTTCCGGTAAGACCGCCAAATTTATGTGCTGGATGCATGCACAGAACGGTATTCTACGCATTTAAGGAAGTTTCAAAGGAATTAAAAAAACATAACATTCAAACAATATTTTCAGGAGATATCGGGTGCTACACATTAGGAAATGCTCCCCCATTAGAATTAATCGATACTTGTCTCTGCATGGGTGCAGGAATTAGTATTGCCGGAGGAATTTCGAGAACTACTAAAAATTCAAAGAATGTGGCATTTATTGGGGATTCTACATTTTTCCATTCGGGAATTCCTGCAGTAATTAATGCAGTCTACAATAATGCAGACGTTACAATCGCAGTATTGGATAACCGGACTACTGCAATGACTGGACACCAACCACATCCTGGAACTGGAAAAACTGCGCTTGGGAACCTTACAAAATTAATCGATATTGAGGGAATTTTGAAAAGTTGCGGAGTTGAATTTGTAAAAACGGTCTCTGCAGATGATTTTTCTGCATGTAAAGAAATTTCAAAAGAAGCTATTGATTATAATGGCCCTTCTGCAGTTGTTTTTAGAGGAAATTGTGTTTCAATCGTTAAATCCGATAAAAAATATGCCATTGATAAAAATAAATGTATAAGCTGTAAAATCTGCGTTGAAAGACTTGGATGCCCTGCAATAACTATGACTGGTGAAATTCCAGAAATTATGGAAAACTGTACAGGTTGTGGACTTTGTAAAGCCGTCTGTCCTGCTGATGCAGTAATTGAGGTGACCAAACAATGA
- a CDS encoding phenylacetate--CoA ligase family protein — translation MNNKQLETYALVKKLLRHVSEGSDFYKNKFSKTGINIDEISSLEDFKKIPFTEKEELRNAYPLGLQAVPDEKIVRIHSSSGTTGSPVIIPYTQKDVDTWSEMMMRCYQMAGVTNKDRIQITPGYGLWTAGIGFQLGAERLGAMAIPMGPGNTEKQLQMMVDLKSTVLTSTSSYALLLAEEIRKKGIHDKIHLKIGVIGSERWSEKMRNRIESELGIKSFDIYGLTEIYGPGIALDCEYHEGMHYWSDHLLFEIIDPVTGENLPDGELGELVITTLTKEGAPLIRYRTRDLTRIIPEKCKCGSEYPRIDRILGRADDRIKIKGVNIYPGQIEDLIHKLNGVSSEYQIILSRFEGRDSMLFRVEVDVSEKDFEETKLAIIKAFKTYIGISPDVECLKVGELPRSEKKSRRVFDNRD, via the coding sequence ATGAATAATAAACAACTGGAAACGTATGCATTGGTTAAAAAATTACTCCGACACGTTTCAGAGGGTAGTGACTTTTACAAAAACAAATTTTCAAAAACGGGTATAAATATTGATGAAATTAGTTCGCTTGAAGATTTTAAAAAAATTCCGTTCACTGAAAAAGAAGAATTAAGAAATGCATACCCTTTAGGCCTTCAGGCAGTTCCTGATGAAAAAATTGTCAGGATACACTCGTCATCCGGAACAACGGGAAGTCCTGTAATCATACCCTACACCCAAAAAGACGTGGATACGTGGTCAGAAATGATGATGAGATGCTACCAAATGGCGGGCGTTACAAATAAAGATAGAATACAGATCACTCCAGGATACGGATTATGGACAGCAGGGATAGGATTTCAGTTAGGTGCCGAACGTTTGGGTGCAATGGCAATACCAATGGGTCCAGGAAATACTGAAAAACAGCTTCAAATGATGGTGGATTTAAAATCTACCGTTTTAACATCTACTTCGTCTTATGCATTATTACTCGCAGAAGAAATACGGAAAAAAGGAATTCATGATAAAATTCACTTAAAAATAGGTGTAATCGGCTCTGAGAGATGGAGCGAAAAGATGAGAAATAGGATCGAAAGCGAACTTGGGATAAAAAGCTTTGATATTTACGGATTAACTGAAATATATGGGCCAGGAATTGCACTCGACTGCGAATACCACGAAGGAATGCACTACTGGTCTGATCATTTATTATTTGAAATCATCGATCCAGTTACTGGTGAAAATTTACCTGATGGAGAACTTGGAGAACTTGTAATTACAACACTTACAAAAGAAGGAGCCCCGCTTATAAGATACAGGACAAGGGATTTAACGAGAATTATTCCTGAAAAATGTAAATGCGGAAGTGAATATCCCAGAATCGATAGAATTCTTGGAAGGGCTGATGATAGAATCAAAATAAAAGGGGTAAATATATATCCGGGACAGATTGAAGATTTAATACATAAATTAAATGGTGTAAGTAGCGAATACCAGATTATCCTCAGCAGATTCGAAGGTAGAGATTCTATGCTATTTAGGGTAGAAGTTGATGTTTCAGAAAAAGATTTTGAAGAAACAAAACTTGCAATCATAAAAGCATTTAAAACATACATAGGAATTTCACCCGACGTTGAATGTTTAAAAGTTGGAGAACTTCCAAGAAGCGAAAAAAAGAGTAGAAGAGTCTTTGACAATAGGGATTAA
- a CDS encoding indolepyruvate oxidoreductase subunit beta, with protein sequence MNFSVIICGVGGQGVVLASRLLAITAMNSGFHVNTAETLGMSQREGSVVSHLQFGETIKSSLIPEGGADLIIGLELSEVARNLHFLKKNGKIITNCKMILPSARSSNETYDSEQIINFINKYVKSTICIDFSKIAKLAGNPKSMNVSVLSAAFYTGFLPLDYNDFLKTIESEIPEKYRDINLNAAKLSAETIMLEGNNE encoded by the coding sequence ATGAACTTCAGTGTAATAATTTGTGGAGTTGGCGGACAGGGTGTTGTTTTAGCATCTCGTCTCCTTGCAATAACTGCAATGAATTCAGGTTTTCACGTAAATACTGCAGAAACGCTTGGAATGTCGCAGAGAGAAGGATCAGTAGTAAGCCACCTGCAGTTTGGTGAAACCATAAAATCTTCATTAATCCCAGAAGGCGGTGCGGACTTGATAATAGGCCTTGAATTATCTGAAGTTGCACGAAATTTACATTTTCTTAAAAAAAATGGTAAAATAATCACAAATTGCAAAATGATTCTTCCAAGTGCAAGATCTTCAAATGAAACATATGATTCAGAACAAATTATAAATTTTATTAATAAATACGTTAAATCAACAATTTGTATCGATTTCTCAAAAATTGCTAAACTCGCAGGAAATCCAAAATCAATGAATGTTTCAGTTCTCAGTGCTGCATTTTATACTGGATTTCTGCCTTTAGATTATAATGACTTTTTAAAAACTATCGAATCAGAAATTCCTGAAAAATATAGGGATATCAATTTAAATGCTGCCAAATTATCCGCAGAAACAATTATGCTGGAGGGCAATAATGAATAA